A window from Candidatus Omnitrophota bacterium encodes these proteins:
- a CDS encoding efflux RND transporter periplasmic adaptor subunit, with protein MRNKNVLVIALFSLIAVLLVVITLFFVRHYRILGKQSVTGSVSAEKDIYYCPMHPAYTSGRPGDCPICGMKLVKKEKSENQNHSAASKKERKLLYYRNPMNPEVTSPVPMKDSMGMDYVPVYEEEASGNSGIYMSPEKQQLIGVTKEKIQKRELTQQILTVGKVAYDPALYIAQEEFLQALKTQGELSGSSIAAQGKSLLEAAKRKLLLLGMDKVQIEELAKQNKPQGNLYLPTTENTVWVYITIYEYEAGFIKMGLPVEIEAIAFPGEIFNGKISAITPVLDSMTRSIQVRAEVDNSDNKLKPEMFVNVKINVDLGEVLAVPETAVLDTGARKIVYLAKDADMLEQRDVTLGQKAQGYYTVLKGLVEGDQVVTSGNFLVDSESKLKGATQGATHKHGE; from the coding sequence ATGAGAAATAAAAATGTTTTAGTCATCGCTTTGTTTTCGCTTATTGCCGTATTGTTAGTGGTGATTACATTGTTTTTTGTTAGGCATTACCGTATTTTAGGAAAGCAATCCGTAACCGGATCGGTAAGCGCGGAAAAAGATATATATTATTGCCCGATGCATCCTGCTTATACTTCTGGGAGGCCGGGAGATTGCCCTATCTGTGGAATGAAATTAGTCAAAAAAGAAAAATCCGAAAATCAAAACCATAGTGCCGCGTCAAAAAAAGAACGCAAGTTGCTTTATTACCGCAATCCCATGAATCCAGAAGTTACTTCGCCTGTACCCATGAAAGATTCAATGGGTATGGATTATGTTCCGGTATATGAGGAAGAAGCTTCCGGAAACTCTGGGATTTACATGAGCCCGGAGAAACAGCAGCTTATCGGGGTAACCAAAGAGAAGATCCAAAAAAGAGAGCTTACCCAGCAAATTCTTACAGTAGGCAAGGTAGCTTATGATCCGGCTCTGTATATAGCGCAAGAGGAATTTCTGCAGGCATTAAAAACGCAAGGCGAATTGTCAGGTTCTTCTATTGCAGCCCAGGGTAAATCCTTGTTAGAAGCAGCAAAACGAAAACTCTTATTATTGGGGATGGACAAGGTACAGATTGAAGAGTTAGCTAAACAAAATAAGCCTCAAGGCAACCTTTATTTACCGACAACAGAAAATACAGTCTGGGTGTATATAACCATCTACGAGTATGAAGCAGGTTTTATTAAAATGGGATTACCGGTTGAGATAGAAGCGATTGCTTTCCCGGGAGAAATATTTAACGGAAAAATTTCCGCGATAACACCGGTGTTGGATTCAATGACCCGCTCTATACAGGTAAGGGCGGAAGTGGATAATTCTGACAATAAACTTAAGCCCGAAATGTTCGTTAATGTTAAGATTAATGTGGACCTCGGAGAAGTCCTTGCCGTTCCTGAAACCGCTGTTCTGGATACGGGCGCAAGAAAGATTGTTTACCTTGCCAAAGACGCGGATATGCTGGAGCAGCGCGACGTCACCTTGGGCCAGAAAGCTCAAGGCTATTATACGGTACTTAAAGGATTAGTTGAAGGGGACCAGGTAGTTACCAGTGGAAATTTCCTGGTGGATTCTGAGAGTAAATTAAAAGGCGCCACCCAGGGCGCCACTCATAAACACGGGGAATAA